The following are from one region of the bacterium genome:
- a CDS encoding calcium/sodium antiporter — protein MFTAIFLFVFGFFLLIKSSNYLIDGSSSVAKYFTISPWVIGMVIVGIGTSVPELAIMIASLNDGGMIGLGTVIGSNSFNILFILGLSAMFFPLVMKRTWVHKDFFYNIFAVILTALFLFFPVLGDKEFFGLSRLEGLVLLSVFTFWIWDLATRRRDGSGETSDYKVFTLSISFIMILGGLVGVFLGGKWVVDGGVEIATALGASKALIGLTLVGIGTSIPELTVTLAAALRKRSSLAVGSIIGSNIFDFLGVLGFASLIKQVPFDTRFTLDLSVTLMASVLLLATMYIGRKYIMSRKQGLIFVILYLLYFVVILIRG, from the coding sequence ATGTTCACTGCAATTTTTCTTTTCGTGTTCGGTTTTTTCCTGCTAATAAAGAGTTCTAATTATCTTATAGACGGGTCTTCTTCCGTAGCCAAATATTTCACTATTTCGCCATGGGTGATAGGCATGGTGATAGTCGGCATAGGCACGTCAGTACCGGAACTTGCCATAATGATAGCTTCCCTTAATGATGGCGGTATGATCGGGCTCGGAACCGTTATAGGCAGTAACTCATTCAATATTCTTTTCATTCTGGGACTTTCGGCAATGTTTTTTCCTCTTGTGATGAAAAGGACGTGGGTGCATAAGGATTTTTTTTATAACATATTTGCCGTAATTTTGACCGCCCTATTTCTGTTTTTTCCGGTTTTGGGTGACAAGGAGTTTTTCGGCCTATCGCGTTTGGAGGGCTTGGTATTGCTGTCCGTGTTTACCTTTTGGATTTGGGACTTGGCGACGCGACGACGAGACGGGAGCGGGGAAACGAGCGATTATAAAGTTTTCACTCTTTCTATTTCATTTATAATGATTTTGGGAGGACTTGTGGGGGTTTTCTTGGGAGGCAAGTGGGTTGTGGACGGCGGAGTGGAAATAGCCACTGCATTGGGAGCGAGTAAAGCTCTTATTGGGCTCACCTTGGTTGGCATAGGAACTTCCATACCGGAGTTGACCGTGACATTGGCGGCTGCCCTGCGCAAGCGGAGTTCCTTGGCAGTCGGCAGTATTATCGGCTCCAATATTTTTGACTTTTTAGGAGTGCTCGGCTTTGCTTCCCTGATAAAGCAAGTTCCTTTTGACACGCGATTTACTCTTGACCTATCAGTAACTTTGATGGCGTCGGTTTTGCTTTTGGCTACCATGTACATCGGCCGTAAATATATAATGAGTAGAAAGCAGGGACTGATTTTCGTTATTCTTTACCTTTTGTATTTTGTAGTTATCTTAATTCGGGGTTAA
- a CDS encoding HAD-IC family P-type ATPase: MLWYQLTSDIALLKLESSESGLSAGEAEIRRKKYGKNKLPEEKGESYVLIFLRQFQSPLIYVLLVASIIVFVMGDTADGFVILAVLAINAAIGTFQEGRAKEKLASLKVLTKTHSLAWRNGKETVLDSEELVPGDVIMVREGDQVGADARLLSAVSLHMDEAALTGESSAVLKKAESIEEQSLETADQKNMIWKGTYALSGFGKAVVVDTGVNTVIGKLAMKLGMLDSEMPLKENIRLLTKVIMVALAVISVIFFFAGVHAGNPVSEVLKVIVALAVSFVPEGLPVVVTLILATGVWRMSMRNALVKKLQAVEALGQADVLAVDKTGTITKNQMMVTAIYANGKKFEVGGNGYEPRGYIKEGSSTVEPLNHPELLLFAKTALLTATGSIAYNEEKKEWMRTMGEPTEVALAVFGQKMGFNKPALEEELPQKAEIPFDSRIKYHATVNDVLGVDTLFVAGAPEVILNSVKEVWKNGACVLVTENDMGEIKQALSDLSTRGLRVLALATASGVNSVLDPMKLPELCFVGFAGITDALRPHATQAIKDIKAAGVHVVMITGDYVETGVAVAKEIGIFSEGDAVLSGSELEKMTVEELVLKIRRVSVFARVSPEHKLQIIEAYKKAGNKIAMTGDGVNDALSLAAADLGVAMGKSGTEVAKDAADIVLLDDNMASIVSAIEEGRNIYRSIKKVVLYLFGTAAGEVLVICGAIFLGMPIPLTPGQIIWLNLVTDGFLVVALGLEPKADGLLLNVFKKPSKWIVDRRMLERILLMGFVMSVLSLYLFAFYLPEGIVKASTVVLTVLAVTQWFNVWNVRFNRKSIFKMNWLNNKFLLYATGIVVILQVAVVHVPSLQSVFHTTALSLSEWAIIVGLSTSVFLAEETRKFLRYGLPALLRQLNWKT; this comes from the coding sequence ATGCTTTGGTATCAACTAACTTCGGACATTGCTCTTCTAAAGCTGGAAAGCTCCGAAAGCGGTCTTTCTGCGGGTGAAGCTGAAATACGCCGTAAAAAGTACGGCAAAAACAAACTTCCGGAAGAAAAAGGCGAGTCATACGTTCTTATATTCTTGCGTCAGTTTCAAAGCCCTCTTATCTACGTATTGCTGGTGGCATCAATTATTGTTTTTGTGATGGGTGATACTGCTGATGGTTTTGTTATTTTGGCCGTTCTTGCCATTAATGCCGCAATCGGCACCTTCCAAGAGGGTCGCGCCAAAGAAAAACTGGCCTCTCTCAAAGTCCTGACTAAGACCCATTCCTTGGCTTGGCGAAACGGAAAAGAGACCGTTCTTGATAGCGAAGAACTCGTGCCCGGGGACGTCATAATGGTTCGCGAGGGCGACCAAGTCGGAGCGGACGCGCGACTTTTGTCGGCTGTTTCTTTGCACATGGACGAGGCGGCTCTGACTGGTGAATCATCTGCTGTCTTAAAAAAGGCGGAATCAATAGAAGAGCAGTCACTTGAAACGGCCGACCAAAAAAACATGATATGGAAAGGGACTTACGCGCTTTCAGGTTTTGGCAAGGCGGTTGTCGTAGACACGGGCGTAAACACCGTTATAGGAAAATTGGCCATGAAGCTTGGAATGCTTGACTCCGAAATGCCCCTTAAAGAAAACATCCGGCTTTTGACAAAGGTCATAATGGTTGCTCTCGCTGTTATTTCAGTGATTTTTTTCTTTGCGGGAGTGCATGCCGGAAATCCGGTTTCCGAGGTGCTGAAAGTAATAGTGGCTCTCGCTGTTTCTTTCGTGCCGGAAGGTTTGCCGGTTGTCGTGACTTTAATATTGGCAACCGGCGTATGGAGGATGAGTATGAGGAATGCTTTGGTTAAAAAACTTCAAGCGGTTGAGGCCTTGGGACAGGCAGACGTTTTGGCTGTTGATAAAACCGGAACAATTACAAAAAACCAAATGATGGTAACGGCCATCTACGCGAACGGCAAAAAATTTGAAGTCGGTGGCAACGGATATGAACCGAGGGGGTATATAAAGGAAGGAAGTTCCACGGTAGAACCGCTTAATCATCCGGAGCTTTTACTTTTCGCGAAAACGGCGCTTCTGACCGCCACCGGGAGCATTGCCTACAATGAGGAGAAAAAAGAGTGGATGCGAACCATGGGCGAGCCGACAGAAGTCGCTTTGGCCGTCTTTGGTCAAAAGATGGGCTTTAACAAACCGGCTCTTGAAGAAGAGCTCCCCCAAAAGGCCGAGATACCTTTTGACTCGCGCATAAAATATCATGCCACTGTCAACGATGTTCTTGGCGTGGATACTCTTTTTGTCGCGGGCGCGCCGGAGGTAATTTTGAATTCCGTAAAAGAGGTCTGGAAAAACGGCGCGTGTGTCCTTGTTACGGAAAACGACATGGGGGAAATCAAGCAAGCTCTTTCGGATTTGTCCACCAGAGGGCTTCGGGTTTTGGCTCTTGCCACCGCAAGTGGCGTGAATTCAGTTTTGGACCCCATGAAATTGCCGGAACTTTGCTTTGTCGGTTTTGCGGGCATAACGGACGCTTTAAGGCCTCACGCTACACAGGCCATAAAGGACATTAAGGCGGCCGGAGTTCATGTGGTTATGATAACAGGCGACTATGTTGAGACAGGCGTGGCGGTGGCCAAAGAAATAGGAATATTTTCTGAAGGAGACGCGGTTCTTTCCGGTTCCGAGCTTGAAAAGATGACAGTGGAAGAGTTGGTGTTAAAAATACGGCGAGTCAGTGTTTTTGCTCGTGTAAGTCCGGAGCATAAACTTCAGATAATAGAGGCCTATAAAAAAGCCGGAAATAAAATCGCCATGACGGGAGATGGGGTCAATGACGCGCTGTCTTTGGCGGCGGCGGACCTTGGCGTCGCTATGGGTAAGTCGGGAACGGAAGTGGCCAAAGATGCCGCGGACATAGTTCTTTTGGATGACAACATGGCAAGCATCGTTTCCGCCATAGAAGAGGGAAGAAATATTTACCGTTCAATAAAAAAAGTGGTTTTGTATCTTTTTGGAACGGCCGCGGGGGAGGTTTTGGTGATATGCGGGGCCATATTTTTAGGAATGCCCATACCTTTGACGCCGGGGCAGATTATCTGGTTGAATTTGGTAACGGACGGCTTTTTGGTGGTCGCTTTGGGACTTGAACCGAAGGCGGACGGGCTTTTGCTAAATGTTTTTAAAAAACCAAGCAAATGGATAGTGGACAGAAGAATGTTGGAAAGAATTTTGCTTATGGGATTTGTGATGTCGGTGTTGTCGCTTTATCTTTTCGCTTTCTACCTGCCCGAAGGCATAGTGAAGGCGTCAACTGTCGTCTTGACCGTGCTTGCCGTTACGCAGTGGTTTAACGTTTGGAATGTGCGTTTCAACCGCAAGTCAATATTCAAAATGAACTGGCTTAACAACAAGTTTCTTTTGTATGCCACCGGCATCGTGGTTATCTTGCAGGTCGCGGTGGTGCACGTGCCTTCTTTGCAGTCGGTTTTCCACACGACAGCGCTGTCTTTGAGCGAATGGGCGATAATAGTCGGACTTAGCACCTCGGTTTTTTTGGCGGAAGAAACGAGAAAGTTTCTACGTTACGGTTTGCCGGCGCTTTTAAGACAGCTTAATTGGAAGACATAA